The Medicago truncatula cultivar Jemalong A17 chromosome 4, MtrunA17r5.0-ANR, whole genome shotgun sequence genome includes a region encoding these proteins:
- the LOC25493717 gene encoding protein NBR1 homolog yields the protein MVSDFVIKVRFGDAYRRFNVSVDDNNQIDIDMVRLRAKIRSIFDFTDDVKFTLSYVDEDSEMVNIVDDNDLNDLMRQRFKFWRIFVRGNGILPLEFSQWRNMMHKSVGKIMRKDEAIYYGSAVVAWVGLVSAIIFSKPNVQVIHPPPPPVSKGWFK from the exons ATGGTTTCTGATTTCGTGATCAAG GTGAGGTTTGGAGATGCCTACAGGCGCTTCAATGTTTCTGTGGATGACAATAATCAAATTGATATTGACATGGTTAGGTTGAGGGCTAAGATAAGGTCTATTTTTGATTTTACTGATGATGTAAAATTCACTCTGAGCTATGTTGATGAAGATTCCGAGATGGTGAATATTGTCGATGACAATGATTTGAATGACTTGATGAGACAACGATTCAAATTCTGGAGAATTTTTGTGCGTGGGAATGGAATCTTGCCATTGGAATTCTCTCAATGGAGAAATATGATGCATAAATCTGTAGGCAAAATAATGCGGAAGGATGAAGCAATATATTATGGTTCTGCTGTTGTGGCTTGGGTTGGGTTGGTATCGGCGATTATCTTCAGTAAACCAAATGTCCAAGTCATCCACCCCCCACCCCCACCTGTTAGTAAAGGTTGGTTTAAATAG